A window of Microcystis aeruginosa FD4 contains these coding sequences:
- a CDS encoding metallothionein — translation MIAVTTMKCACESCLCVVSIADAIEKNDQYYCCQACADGHVNEKGCGHKGCGCG, via the coding sequence ATGATCGCTGTCACCACCATGAAATGTGCTTGTGAATCCTGTTTGTGTGTAGTATCGATCGCCGATGCCATCGAAAAAAACGATCAATACTACTGTTGCCAAGCTTGTGCCGATGGTCACGTTAACGAAAAAGGCTGTGGACACAAAGGCTGTGGTTGCGGTTAA
- a CDS encoding DUF2808 domain-containing protein, which translates to MKIPFLPLKQTESLSKLALIAILAFDASVSLAGQFPDGRVFFDSSPTLVNFFATFQSVRAWGAKYYLTIALPPSLGAPLGKVTLQQQPNIQTIAFLVDQTFAFLGDRNQRGEKLTLKSTTFDPNTQTITVIFDPPVPPGNTVSIGLKPVRNPDYGGVYQFGITAYPPGENSPGLYLGAGRLTIYEAGDRW; encoded by the coding sequence TTGAAAATTCCTTTTTTGCCTTTAAAACAGACTGAAAGTCTATCTAAACTCGCTTTGATTGCTATACTCGCTTTTGATGCTTCTGTTTCCCTCGCAGGACAATTTCCCGATGGCAGAGTATTTTTTGATAGCTCTCCCACTCTGGTTAATTTCTTCGCTACTTTCCAATCCGTGCGTGCTTGGGGAGCAAAATACTATCTTACCATCGCTCTGCCGCCGTCTCTCGGGGCGCCCTTGGGCAAAGTAACCCTACAACAGCAGCCTAATATTCAAACTATTGCTTTTCTGGTCGATCAAACCTTTGCTTTTCTTGGCGATCGCAATCAGCGAGGCGAAAAATTAACCCTAAAATCCACCACTTTTGACCCCAATACTCAGACGATCACGGTCATTTTTGATCCTCCTGTTCCCCCCGGTAATACCGTTTCCATCGGTCTGAAACCAGTACGAAATCCTGATTATGGTGGTGTCTATCAGTTTGGAATTACTGCTTATCCCCCCGGGGAGAATTCCCCTGGATTATATCTAGGGGCCGGACGTTTAACAATTTATGAGGCTGGCGATCGCTGGTAG
- a CDS encoding Uma2 family endonuclease, producing MLLALKQLTVTPGDRLLLTSLTWQDYEKILDELGERRSIRLSYSQGTLEAMTPLFIHENTKVLIGDLVKVLLDELGLDYEPAGSTTFKNQQMDQGIEPDESFYIENCNAIRGKMRLDLAIDPPPDLAIEIDITKRTRFNNYQRLGVPELWRYNGERLEINVLQGSEYVESCQSRLFSQFNLIEKIPETLQNSQKIGSAMALKQFRIWVKQTLNP from the coding sequence ATGTTATTAGCATTAAAACAACTAACTGTTACCCCAGGCGATCGCCTGTTGTTAACTTCACTCACTTGGCAAGACTATGAAAAAATTCTTGACGAATTGGGAGAGCGACGGTCAATTCGTCTATCTTATAGTCAGGGAACTTTAGAAGCAATGACTCCTCTTTTTATTCATGAAAATACCAAAGTTTTAATCGGGGATTTGGTTAAAGTTCTCCTGGATGAATTAGGGTTAGACTATGAACCCGCTGGATCGACAACCTTTAAAAATCAGCAAATGGATCAAGGAATAGAACCAGATGAGTCTTTTTATATAGAAAATTGTAACGCTATTCGGGGGAAAATGCGCCTTGATTTGGCGATTGATCCCCCTCCCGATTTAGCAATTGAGATTGATATTACTAAGCGAACCCGATTTAATAATTATCAGCGATTGGGTGTTCCTGAATTGTGGCGATATAATGGAGAGAGACTGGAAATCAATGTTTTGCAAGGATCAGAATATGTTGAATCTTGCCAAAGCCGACTATTTTCTCAATTTAATCTAATAGAAAAAATTCCAGAAACGCTACAAAATAGTCAAAAAATAGGTAGTGCCATGGCATTAAAACAATTCCGAATTTGGGTCAAGCAAACGCTTAATCCCTAA
- a CDS encoding pentapeptide repeat-containing protein, whose amino-acid sequence MYKSIALTLVLSLPLNLSLVGYGEDLNHLQQLLSTRKCPQCDLSGSGLVQSNLTGAKLNGANLVGANLSQANLSGADLRGANLTGASFFGANLTGANLSGAILTGADLRGAYLNNANLENTKLDTAYVQGAVGIPSSAGTPELFYGLGMVEGKQGRTSAAVENFNKALTINSEYAPAYLARAMAHYRLGQNALAAQDAQMASTLFEQQGNTPGYEAAENFIKGMEIALKPKEQGGGNAQLDQMVQGIGSLLLQFVLPALGLF is encoded by the coding sequence ATGTACAAATCGATCGCCCTAACCCTCGTCCTCAGTCTTCCCCTTAACTTGTCCCTAGTGGGTTATGGGGAAGATTTAAACCACCTACAGCAATTATTATCCACCCGAAAATGTCCCCAATGCGATCTGAGCGGTTCGGGGTTGGTGCAATCGAATCTAACCGGGGCAAAATTAAATGGGGCCAATCTCGTCGGTGCTAATCTTAGTCAAGCTAATTTAAGTGGGGCGGATCTGAGGGGTGCCAATTTAACCGGTGCTTCTTTCTTTGGTGCTAATCTCACTGGAGCGAACTTAAGCGGGGCAATCTTGACGGGTGCGGATTTAAGAGGCGCTTATCTCAATAATGCTAACCTCGAAAACACCAAACTAGACACTGCATACGTGCAGGGTGCGGTGGGAATTCCCAGTAGTGCCGGTACTCCTGAACTATTCTACGGTCTAGGGATGGTGGAAGGAAAACAGGGACGCACCAGCGCCGCTGTAGAAAATTTTAATAAGGCCTTGACAATTAACTCGGAATATGCTCCAGCTTATCTGGCCCGGGCCATGGCTCACTATCGTCTGGGACAAAATGCTCTAGCGGCCCAGGACGCTCAAATGGCTTCGACCCTCTTTGAACAGCAAGGTAACACCCCCGGTTACGAAGCAGCAGAGAATTTTATTAAAGGCATGGAAATCGCCCTAAAACCGAAAGAACAAGGTGGTGGCAACGCTCAATTAGACCAAATGGTGCAGGGGATTGGTTCTCTGCTCTTACAGTTCGTTTTACCCGCTTTGGGACTGTTTTAG
- a CDS encoding Uma2 family endonuclease produces MLTRSPTKTLSLEEYRNLETRAETKHEYHDGEIIEMTGGSINHNRLVRNLIRLLDNALRKTIYEVFPSDLRLWIPQYNRGLYPDLMIIAGEPLFSDNRNDEILNPCLIIEVLSPSTSSYDRGDKFRYYRSIPQLNQYLLVSQGEILIESYSKTSENNWLLQEYTLARGIISLDSLGISLNVVDIYEGVDFNLNS; encoded by the coding sequence ATGCTAACTCGATCTCCTACCAAAACCCTCAGCTTAGAAGAATATCGTAATTTAGAAACTAGAGCAGAAACTAAACACGAATATCACGACGGGGAAATTATCGAGATGACAGGGGGAAGCATCAATCATAATCGACTGGTACGCAATTTAATTCGCTTGTTAGACAATGCTTTAAGGAAAACTATTTATGAAGTCTTTCCCAGTGATTTGCGACTATGGATACCCCAATATAATCGCGGTTTATACCCAGATTTAATGATTATTGCCGGGGAACCATTATTTAGTGATAATCGCAACGATGAAATTTTAAATCCCTGTCTGATTATCGAAGTTTTATCCCCTTCCACCTCCAGTTATGATCGGGGTGATAAATTTCGTTATTATCGTTCTATACCCCAATTAAACCAATATCTTCTCGTCAGTCAAGGGGAGATATTAATAGAATCCTATAGCAAAACCTCAGAAAATAATTGGTTGCTGCAAGAATACACCCTAGCAAGGGGAATTATCTCCCTAGATTCTTTAGGAATTAGCTTAAATGTTGTCGATATTTACGAAGGAGTCGATTTTAATCTCAACTCCTAA
- a CDS encoding PEP-CTERM sorting domain-containing protein produces the protein MIVPVQAATVSSTFDTDAEGWTTVYYQNSASNNPPSTPANLTYFATGGNPGGYIAASDFSANDLTFIAPSKFLGDKSTFLNGSLSFDLTTSFIIPGGYGAFLRGAGLTLASFISTPNPNQWETYSLALSNTNQNVWFNILPDNSTFVPATNAEIQVVLANLTSLEFNGDFQFGTDTTTIDNVFLVSPSSPPVSSVPEPSSILGILSLGVLGIGAALKRKL, from the coding sequence GTGATTGTACCTGTTCAAGCTGCAACTGTTAGTAGCACATTTGATACAGATGCCGAAGGGTGGACAACAGTTTATTATCAAAACTCAGCAAGTAATAATCCTCCCAGTACCCCTGCTAACCTTACCTATTTTGCTACTGGTGGCAATCCAGGAGGATATATTGCAGCTTCCGATTTTTCGGCGAACGATTTAACCTTTATTGCTCCTTCTAAATTTTTAGGAGATAAGTCTACTTTCCTTAATGGAAGCCTAAGTTTCGATCTTACAACTTCCTTTATTATCCCTGGAGGTTATGGTGCATTTTTGAGAGGTGCAGGATTGACTCTTGCATCATTCATTTCGACTCCAAATCCTAATCAATGGGAAACCTATAGTTTGGCTCTTAGTAATACCAATCAAAATGTGTGGTTTAATATTCTTCCAGACAACTCGACCTTTGTGCCTGCCACTAATGCAGAAATTCAAGTAGTTCTTGCCAACTTAACTTCTCTAGAATTTAATGGTGACTTTCAATTTGGAACTGATACTACCACAATAGACAACGTTTTTCTCGTATCTCCATCATCACCTCCTGTTAGTTCCGTTCCCGAACCCTCATCAATTCTAGGAATACTGAGTTTAGGAGTATTAGGAATAGGTGCGGCTTTAAAGCGAAAACTGTAA
- a CDS encoding ArsR/SmtB family transcription factor encodes MAIEKIAPVCGESHHQEGKFQHLQGLELEKAQKMAEFFSLLGDANRLRILSLLAKQELCVCDLADDLGMSESAVSHQLRTLRALRLVKYQKQGRRVFYRLADHHVLDLYYAVSEHLEEPADED; translated from the coding sequence ATGGCCATAGAGAAAATAGCACCGGTTTGTGGGGAATCCCATCACCAAGAGGGGAAATTCCAGCACTTGCAGGGATTAGAACTAGAAAAAGCCCAAAAAATGGCCGAATTTTTCAGCCTTTTGGGGGATGCCAACCGCCTGAGAATTTTGTCGCTTTTAGCCAAACAAGAATTATGTGTTTGCGACTTAGCCGACGATTTAGGGATGAGTGAATCAGCCGTATCGCACCAGTTAAGAACCCTAAGAGCCTTAAGATTAGTTAAATACCAAAAACAGGGACGAAGAGTCTTTTATCGTCTTGCCGATCATCATGTCCTTGACCTTTATTACGCGGTCTCGGAACATTTAGAAGAGCCAGCGGACGAGGACTAA